Below is a genomic region from bacterium.
CCATCGAGCGCTTTGATCGGGAGGGGGTGGCGCCTTTGGTGGAAGATGCGGGGGTGGAGGAGGATTGCCGCCTGGCGGTTCTCGCGGACAGCTTTCCGCTCTCCCCGGAGGAGGAGCGCCAGGGCGCGGCCCCGTTGCCGTTCGTCGTGGCGGATCGGATCGAAGGCGTTTTTCAGGCGCCGCCCGCGCGCGGCGGCCTGGCGGGTCTGTGGCGCGCACTTCGGGGCGGGAAGGGGCCGCCCGAAGACGCGGGATTCAGCGAAAGGCTTGCGGATGGGGCCCAGCCGATCCGCGCGGAGGACCTTTTTTCGGACATACTGCGTGTGTCCGCTCGATAGGGAAGAGAGACTTTCATGAGTTTGATCGTTCAGAAGTACGGCGGAACCTCGGTGGCGGACCTGGGGCGGATCAAGGCGGTGGCCGAGCGGATCGTGCGCACCCGCAACGCGGGAAACCACCTGGTGGTGGTGGTCAGCGCCATGGCGGGCCACACGGACAACCTGATCCGGATGGCGCACGAGCTTTCCCCGAGGCCGGCGGGCCGGGAGCTGGATCTGCTCCTCACCTCGGGGGAGCGCGTCACCAGCGCCCTGCTGGCGATATGCCTCGAATCCATGGGTGTTGCCGCGATATCGCTCACCGGCGGCCAAGCGGGTATCATGACCGAGGGGGAGCACACCCGCGCCCGGGTTCGGACGATTCAGCCCAAGCGGATCCTTCGGGAGATTGAGCAGGGCCGCGTGGCCGTGGCGGCGGGCTTTCAGGGCGTCGATCAGTTCGATGAGGAGCAGACCCTCGGCCGGGGAGGCTCCGACCTGACGGCCGTCGCCCTGGCGGCGGCGCTGAAGGCCGATTTGTGCGAGATATATACCGACGTGAGCGGGGTATTCACCGCCGATCCGCGGATTGTGCCCGAGGCGAAGTGCCTCAAGCGCATTTCCTATGATGAAATGATGGAGTTGGCCTCGCTGGGTGCCAAGGTGCTCCAGCCCCGCTCGGTGGATTTAGCGGCGAAACACCGGATGTCGCTGGTTGTCCGATCTTCATTCGACGAAGGAGAAGGAACCTTGATTACGCCGGAGCCTCCTGGATTTGAAGCGCCTGCCGTGAGCGGCATCAGCAGCGACACGAAGCAATCGAAGCTGACGGCCATCGGGGTCGAGGACCGGCCCGGCATCGCGGCGACCCTCTTCGGCAAGCTCTCCGAAAAGTCGATCATCGTGGACATGATCGTCCAGAACGTGGGCGAGAGCGGCCTGACGGACATCTCGATCACCGTGAACCGCGATGTGGCCGCGGAGGCGGAGGCGATTCTTCAGGAGATGGTGGAGGGATCCGCCGCCTCGCGCGTCTCGCGCGACGATGCCATCGCCAAGGTCTCGGTCGTGGGGATCGGGATGAAGAGCCAGGCGGGCGTCGCCTCGCGCACGTT
It encodes:
- a CDS encoding aspartate kinase, whose protein sequence is MSLIVQKYGGTSVADLGRIKAVAERIVRTRNAGNHLVVVVSAMAGHTDNLIRMAHELSPRPAGRELDLLLTSGERVTSALLAICLESMGVAAISLTGGQAGIMTEGEHTRARVRTIQPKRILREIEQGRVAVAAGFQGVDQFDEEQTLGRGGSDLTAVALAAALKADLCEIYTDVSGVFTADPRIVPEAKCLKRISYDEMMELASLGAKVLQPRSVDLAAKHRMSLVVRSSFDEGEGTLITPEPPGFEAPAVSGISSDTKQSKLTAIGVEDRPGIAATLFGKLSEKSIIVDMIVQNVGESGLTDISITVNRDVAAEAEAILQEMVEGSAASRVSRDDAIAKVSVVGIGMKSQAGVASRTFSSLARNRINIMMISTSEISISVIVREAQAEDAVRALHREFIG